From Synechococcales cyanobacterium CNB:
CGCGTACCCCACGATCCGAAGCCGAACGTCACCGTCCGTCATCCCCAGCGACGATGGCGGGACCGGGATCGAGAGCCGCCGGTCGCTCCCCTCGGGCAGCGACAACCCACGACCCGCCGCCGACAGTGCGCTCTCACCCGCGCCCAAGTCAAGCCCGTAGTCGTTGTACCGCGGCACGCCCCGCACCGGCCGCTGCTCCCACCCGCGGTACTGGCTCACGTACAGCGCGACGTGCGTGTTGTCGTAGAAGGCCCCCACCGGCGCGCCCGTCCGCGGCACGCCCCGCTCGTCCGGGGCGCCCGCCAGCAGGATCGCGTCCCCCTCGCGCTTCTGCGACTGGTAGTACACGCTCCCCAGCGCGATCATCACGATCCCCGTGTGCACCGTCAGCACCCCGAGGTTCACCAACACGAACTCGATCCGACGCACCGTCGCCACCACCATGTTCAGCACGAACGCCAGCAGCAGCAGCCGCATCGGCCATGCGGAGTAGAACTCCAGCTCGCTCATCTCCACGCCCGGCAGACGCCGGACGGTGATCGACTCGTACTCCCGCACGAACGACGCGAACAGCCGCACGCCCGACCCCGTCGCCGGATCGAAGTGAATCGCGGGCCATACCGCAGCGCCCCACACCATCGCCCCGATCCCCGCCCCGACCACCGACCCCGCAAGCCCAACGACGAACCTCACCCCGCGCGAAGCCCCGCGCAGCGCAAACCGCGCGATCAACAACAACGCCGCCGCCGGCAACCCCGCCGTCACCACCAGCGTGATCCCATACAGCAGCCACGTCGGCCCCAGCGCGAGCAGCCCCAGCGGCACGCTCGCCACCACACCGTACAACACCACCCCGCTCAGCAGAATCACCGCCAGCGTGATCGAACTGAACGCACGCAGCACGAACTTCACCGGCCACGCCCACGCCGGGAAGTGCTCGTCGTCCCACTTCAGGCTTCGGCGCCACTTCGCGCTCATGCTGCTCCTAAGCCACCCGGCCCCACCGCGTTCCGGTCAGGCAGGATTATTTCCCGATCAGCAGCAATCGGGGCGGCCCCCCACGAAGAATCGCCGTTTCAAGGGTAGGCGTGGGGGTGGCACGCCCACCCGACAGCCGCACGGCGACCAGCCCAGCCACCCGCCCCCTCGCTCGCAGCAGGAAACCCGCCTCATCCAGACCCAGCGCGCGCGCACCGTTCGTCGTCCCCATCGCCAGCGCGGTCCGGGCATCCACCCCATCGCGCTCCACCAGCACCCGCATCTCGTCCAGCACGTTCATCCCGCCGCGCGACTCGTCCGCGGCCTCCCTGGGCAGGTTTACGATCGAGTCCGTCCCCAGACACACGTTGATCCCCGCTGCAAGCATCTCCCTGTACCGATGCGCCCCGAACCGGGCCGGCGCGCCGAAGTACGCCGACGCCCTCGGGCAGTACGCCACGCTCACGCCCGCCCGTGCGAGAACCCGCAACCTCTCCTCATCAGGACAGTCGTTCACGTGCGCCACCAGAAATGGCGCACGCGAAAGCGTCGGTGCCAGATGGTCGATCGGATGCAACCCACACCCGAAAACCCCCAGCAACCGATCCTCCCACGCCCCCACCCGCTCCAGCAATGCCCGTTGAGGCCCCTCCGCATCCGCGATGAACCGCCGTTCCTCCACCGTCTCCGCCAGGTGCGTGCACAACGCAAGCCCGTACCGCTGCGCAAGCGCGACCGCGTGCTCATACCCGCCAGGCTCCACCGTGTTCGGCGCATGGGGCTGCAACCCCGCTCGCACGAGCGAACCCGCTGTCAACTCCTCCGCGTGCTCCTCCAGAAACTGATCCAGCCGCGCCAACGACCGATCGCGCAGCGCGCCCGCCGCGAAGAACTCCACGAACGACACCCCCGACAGCGGCCCCTCCCGCAGTGCGCGCAGCGGCGCCACCGTCGGTCTTCCGCTCGGCGCGCCGGAAATGTCCCCCACCGCCACCGTCCCACCCGCCAGACACAGCCCCACACCCAGCCGCACGCTCTCCGCGATCTCCTCATCCCCCTGACGCCGCCCCGCCCGCACAGTCTCCACCCACGCCACAAACCCGTCCTCCGGGTCGTGCTCGCGCGGCCCGAGGTGCGTCAGGTCCAGGTGCGTGTGCGCGTTCACCAGCCCCGGCAACAGCACCCACCCCCGGAGCGACACTTCGCGGGCTGCCGGCGCTCCCGGATGCCGCGACACCTCATCCGGCCTTCCCACTGCGAGCGCGACGGCCCGTCCCGTCGCCGAGACCTCGACAAGCAGCGAAACCGGGGCGGAAACCAGGCCACTGGCATCAAACGCCGCGTCCGCCTCGTAGCGGCGCAACCCCGGCCCCCGCGGCACGGCAGGCAGATTCGGCGCGGATTCCCGCACGATGGACGCCTCCGTGGCTGTCGGCCGATGGAAAGGGCGGTAGGATGGGCGGGCCGGGACGGGCCGGCGAGACGGATCCGCCGCACCCGCCCCACGGCACACGGTACTCATTCAGCCGCCCCAACGACCGGCGGCGTGGAGGTCTGCACATGCGACACGGGAGAAGGTGGGTTCGGGGCGTGCTGGCCATCGCGCTCATGGGCGCGGCCCTTGGCGGCTGCGTCAGCCGGGCGGAGTACGACCGTCTCGTCGAGGCAAACCGGAGCCTCACCAACCGGAATCAGGAACTTCAGGCCAGCCTCGACGACTGCCAGAGCATGAGCGGCAACATGACCGCCCGCCAGCTCGCCGCCGACGAGGCCGTCCGATCGCTCCGCGACGAGAACGAGCGCCTCCGGGGCCTCGTCGGCATGAGCGACGCCTCCCTCCGCGACCTCGAATCCCAACTCCGCTCGCTCCAGCTCGGCGCGCTGGATCCCGAGACCGACCGCGCCTTGCGCGAACTCGCCGCCGCGAACCCCGACCTCATCCAGTATGACCCCGCTCGCGGCATGCTCCGCTTCGCCAGCGACCTCACCTTCGACTCAGGCTCCGACGTGGTGAAGTCCGAGGCCAAGTCCAGCCTCGCGCGCCTCGCCGACATCCTCAAGGCACGCGCCGCCGCTCCGTACGAAGTCCACGTCGTCGGCCACACCGACTCGCAGCCCATCAGTGCGCGCACCGCCGAGCGCCATCCCACCAACATGCACCTCTCCTGCCACCGCGCGATCTCGGTCCGCCGCGAACTCGTCAGCATGGGCGTCCCGGCCGCAAAGGTGAACGCCTCCGGCTGGGGCGAGTTCCGCCCTGCCGTGCCGAACACCGCGACCGGCAACACGCCCGCCAACCGCCGCGTCGAAATCTACCTCACACGCTCCACGGCCTCGGCATCGTCGGCCCCCGCACCGACCACGACCCCTCCCACGCCGGAACGCCAGCCCGACCCCACCAAGTAACGCTCCCCTCGACATCGACCCTTCCTTCGCACCGACCGGGGCCGTTCGCCCCGGTTTTTCATTCCGTCGTCGCCTCCCCAGGCCGCGCCTTGCGCTCCATCTTCCCGAGCGTGAGCGCGACCACCGCCCACGCCGCCGCTACCGGGATCGCCACGAACCCCACCGCCACGCCCGCCTGCGCCAGCAGTTTCGGAACCCACGCTCCGACCGCGTCCCCCCCCCGATACACGAACGTGTCGATGAACGGCTTGGACTTGTACTTCTCCTCTGGCCCGAGCCGCGCGAACAGCATCTCCCGCGCGGGCCTGCCCACCGCGTACTCCGTGCTCCGCCGCACGGCCTGGAAGATCGTGAGAACGCCCAGCGTCGGCACGGCCCACAACGCCACGAACCCCGCCAGCGTCAGCAGCGGCAGGATCGCCAGCGTCCACCCAAGCCCCAGCCGCTTCACCAGCCTCGACGTGACGAACGCCTGCACCAGCAGCGTCCCCAGGTTCGCGTACAGGTCGATGTGCGCGAACGCCGACGCCCTCGCATCGCGCCCCTCCACGCTCTGCGACACGATCCGCCCCTGCTCCATGTACAGGAACGTCGACGTCAGCGTGAACGCCAGCAGCACCGCGCAGATCAACGCCAGGTATGGCGACCGCGAGATCAGCCGCAGCCCCTCCCACACCCGAGGCCCAGGCTCAGCCGACACCACGCCGGCGCCCCCGTGCCGTTCCCGCACACCGCGCGCAAGCCACACCGCGCCTTCGAGGAAGCAGCACGCCAGCAGCATCATCCCCGTCGGCCCCAGGTGCTCCACGAGCCGTGCCGCAAGGAACGAGCCGCACACCGCGCCCAGCGTCCCCCCCACGCCGATCGGCCCGAACACCCGCTTCGACTGCTCCGGCGACCACACGTCATTCATGTACGCCCAGAACACCGAGATCACGAACAGGTTGAAAACGCTCAGCCACACGTAGAACGCGTACCCGAGCCACAAGCGCGACTGCTCGTCCACCACCACGAACAGCCCCGCGAACACCAGCATGTTCGCCGCGAAGAACCGGTACGTCGCTGGGATAAACACCCGCCGTGGAAAGCGCGACACCACCGCCGCGAACGCCGGGTTCGCCAGGAACATCGCCGCCAGCGTCGCCGTCATCAGCCACGCCAGCCGGTCCCATCCCCCTTCCACACCCATCGACTCGCGCACCGACCGCACGCAGTAGTACCCCGCAAGCACGCAGAAGAAATACCCCCCGGAGAGCGCCAGCGGCAGCCACTCGCCATGCCGCACCATCGCCGGGCTGTCGCCGGGGCCGCCTCCCGCGTTCTCCGCCGCCTGCTGCGTGAGCTTCTCCGGCATGATCGCTCCAGCGAACGAACCGGCACGATACCGTCACCAGCCGCGGTACGATGCAACCGCGTCCGTCTGGGGCGATACACCCCCGCTGTTCCCACCACCCGGAGCCGATCCATGCCGACCACGCGCCGCGAGTTCCTTCAGGCCTCCGCCGCCCTTTCTGCAGGCCTCGCCCTCTGCGTCGCTCCTGCCCTCGCGATGCGCCCCGCCGCACGCGCCGCCAAGCCCATGCGCATCCTCATCCTCGGCGGCACCGGGTTCCTCGGTCCCGCCATCGTCGAAGCCGCGCTCGCCCGCGGCCACGCCCTCACGCTCTTCAACCGCGGCCGCACCGAGCAACGCACCGGCCACACCTTCGAAGGTCGCGATCGTGTCGAGAAACGACACGGCAACCGCGACCCGCGCCGACTCGCCGACGAGTCCGCCGAACCCGGCCCCGACAACCCGATGGGACTCACGCAACTCCGCGAAGGCGAGTGGGACGCCGTCATCGACACCTCCGCCTACTTCCCCCGCGTCGTGAACGCCTCCGCCGAACTGCTCTCCGGTCGCGTCGGCCAGTATGTCCTCATCTCCACCGTCTCCGTCTACGCCTCCCACGCCGAGCCGAACGCCGACGAGAGCGCGCCCGTCGGCACGATCCCCGACCCCACCGTCGAACAGGTCACCGGTGAGTCCTACGGCCCGCTCAAAGCGCTCTGCGAACAAGCCGCCGAAGCTAGGCTGCCCGGCAGGACGACCATCGTCCGACCCGGCCTCATCGTCGGTCCCGGCGACCCGACCGACCGCTTCACATACTGGCCCGTCCGCGTCGCGCGCGGTGGTGATGTCCTCGCCCCAGGCACGCCCAACGACCCCGTGCAGGTCATCGACGTCCGAGACCTCGCCGATTGGCTCGTCCTCATGGTCGAGAAGCACACCTTCGGCGTCTTCAACGCCCTCGGCCCCGCCGGCGGCATGGGCATCGGCACACTCCTCGAAGCCTGCAAGCAAGCCGCCGAAAGCGACGCGAACTTCCGCTGGGCCGACGCCGGGTTCCTCCGCGAGCATGGCGTCTCCGGATGGAGCGACATGCCCGTCTGGCTGCCGCCTGAAGGCGACACACTCGGATTCGGCCAGCGCAGCTGCGCCCGCGCCGTCGCCGCAGGCCTCACGTTCCGCCCGATCCTTGATACGTCAAAGGACACCCTCGCCTGGTGGAACGCACAGCCAGAGGATCGCCGCGCTCGCCTGCGCGCCGGCATCTCGTCCGACCGCGAGGCCGCCGTCCTCAAGGCCCTCGACGAACGCGACGCCGGATGAGCAGGCTCCCGCCAGCGCGCACCCTCCGCGCTCCCGGAACATGCCACGGATTCACGCGAGTGCAACCTTCTTTCGCCAAAAATCGCACGACCCCGCCCCGCCGTCCGAACTCGGATGATTTCCGGGCCTCTGCCCCCCCCGAAGCAGGTTGCTCCGTCCGCGCCATCCACGCTGATTGTTCCTTTTCTTGCGCGTTTGCTGGCCGCGCCGCGTGTGTGGTGTACCTTCCGATGCAGACCCGTTCCGCCGCGTGACCGCGTGGCCATCAGGCCCACGCCCACGCATCCTCCCCCCGGCGGTGTGTTCGGCCGGGCGGAACGGGCAGGAGGTACGCTCCATGCGCTGGACCACTGCTTCATCCCTCGTCGCCGCAGCCGCCTTCTCCTGCGGCGCACTCGCCCAGGAAGACCACTACGGCGACCGCACCTCCGACGCCGTCGCCAGCAACGCCGTGGCGACCGTCTCCCTCGTCGGCTTCGCCGGAGGACAGTTCCGCACCCTCAACTCCGAGGGCGACGCACCCGTCCCCGTCAGCACCTTCGACGACCCCAAGTTCTACTCCATCGGCACCAACACCGTCCCAAATCCCAACCAGCAGGACACCCTCGAAGCCGCTTGGTACGAGGTCGTCAACCCACAGGGACACTTCGTACAACTCATCATCCGCTCCCGAACCGGAAAGCAGTTCGTTCCCGTCGGCACCCAGGTCGACGGCCACACCGTCCAGGCATTCTCCTACGAACTCGGCGGCGACGGCAACGGCATCGACTGGAAGGGATGGATCAGCCACGTCTCCTGGACCGAGTACGTCATCAACTACAGCACCGACGGCGGACAAACCGCGTACTCAGACCCAACCATCTTCGATCCCATCGGCGGCGCGCACTGGAACGGCATCGACGTCCTCCACCTCGGACTCGAAGTCCCAGGCTCAGGCGTCAACTGGATCCAGGTCAACTACAAGATCGGCGTCGTTCCCGCACCAGGCGCCCTCGCGGGACTCACCATCGCCGGCGGCCTCCTCGCTCGACGCCGCCGCCGTTGACCATCACCACACAGCGCAACCACGCCACCCGACGGGCCTGCCGCGTACGCAGGCCCGTTATCATCCCACGCTCACCCTCCAACTCACTGACCACCGTCCCGCCGCACGTGCTACCGACCTCCGCTCCGGGAGGTCGGTGCTTTGTTCCCCCACCTGCGCCCAGGTTCCTCTTCCACCCCCACACAACCCACGATGACACCACGCCACCGGCGTGAACCAGCCCCGGCCACGGGCTGCGCCCCTGGAACGCGGCACACCTTCCCGATAGCCCTGGATGGGGCGAGCGAATCATACGGTTCGCGTAAAGTCCTTCCCCAATCCGCATTCCACCATCGTCGTGCCCCGTGCGCTCTCCACCACGCACCCACCACCCGCGCGCGCCGATCCGCGCACACGCGCCTTCTCCACCTCGACTCCGCCCCGATCCCCCCTCACCATTGC
This genomic window contains:
- a CDS encoding MFS transporter, which produces MPEKLTQQAAENAGGGPGDSPAMVRHGEWLPLALSGGYFFCVLAGYYCVRSVRESMGVEGGWDRLAWLMTATLAAMFLANPAFAAVVSRFPRRVFIPATYRFFAANMLVFAGLFVVVDEQSRLWLGYAFYVWLSVFNLFVISVFWAYMNDVWSPEQSKRVFGPIGVGGTLGAVCGSFLAARLVEHLGPTGMMLLACCFLEGAVWLARGVRERHGGAGVVSAEPGPRVWEGLRLISRSPYLALICAVLLAFTLTSTFLYMEQGRIVSQSVEGRDARASAFAHIDLYANLGTLLVQAFVTSRLVKRLGLGWTLAILPLLTLAGFVALWAVPTLGVLTIFQAVRRSTEYAVGRPAREMLFARLGPEEKYKSKPFIDTFVYRGGDAVGAWVPKLLAQAGVAVGFVAIPVAAAWAVVALTLGKMERKARPGEATTE
- a CDS encoding NAD-dependent epimerase/dehydratase family protein, with the translated sequence MPTTRREFLQASAALSAGLALCVAPALAMRPAARAAKPMRILILGGTGFLGPAIVEAALARGHALTLFNRGRTEQRTGHTFEGRDRVEKRHGNRDPRRLADESAEPGPDNPMGLTQLREGEWDAVIDTSAYFPRVVNASAELLSGRVGQYVLISTVSVYASHAEPNADESAPVGTIPDPTVEQVTGESYGPLKALCEQAAEARLPGRTTIVRPGLIVGPGDPTDRFTYWPVRVARGGDVLAPGTPNDPVQVIDVRDLADWLVLMVEKHTFGVFNALGPAGGMGIGTLLEACKQAAESDANFRWADAGFLREHGVSGWSDMPVWLPPEGDTLGFGQRSCARAVAAGLTFRPILDTSKDTLAWWNAQPEDRRARLRAGISSDREAAVLKALDERDAG
- a CDS encoding PEP-CTERM sorting domain-containing protein (PEP-CTERM proteins occur, often in large numbers, in the proteomes of bacteria that also encode an exosortase, a predicted intramembrane cysteine proteinase. The presence of a PEP-CTERM domain at a protein's C-terminus predicts cleavage within the sorting domain, followed by covalent anchoring to some some component of the (usually Gram-negative) cell surface. Many PEP-CTERM proteins exhibit an unusual sequence composition that includes large numbers of potential glycosylation sites. Expression of one such protein has been shown restore the ability of a bacterium to form floc, a type of biofilm.), translated to MRWTTASSLVAAAAFSCGALAQEDHYGDRTSDAVASNAVATVSLVGFAGGQFRTLNSEGDAPVPVSTFDDPKFYSIGTNTVPNPNQQDTLEAAWYEVVNPQGHFVQLIIRSRTGKQFVPVGTQVDGHTVQAFSYELGGDGNGIDWKGWISHVSWTEYVINYSTDGGQTAYSDPTIFDPIGGAHWNGIDVLHLGLEVPGSGVNWIQVNYKIGVVPAPGALAGLTIAGGLLARRRRR